One window of Mauremys reevesii isolate NIE-2019 linkage group 4, ASM1616193v1, whole genome shotgun sequence genomic DNA carries:
- the FEN1 gene encoding flap endonuclease 1 produces the protein MGIHGLAKLIADAAPGAIRENDIKSYFGRKVAIDASMSIYQFLIAVRQGADMLQNEEGETTSHLMGMFYRTIRMVENGIKPVYVFDGKPPQLKSGELAKRTERRAEAEKLLQEAQEAGEEDNVEKFSKRLVKVTKQHNDECKKLLTLMGIPYVEAPGEAEASCATLVKAGKVYAAATEDMDCLTFGSPVLMRHLTASEAKKLPIQEFHLNRVLQDLDLTWEQFVDLCILLGCDYCESIRGVGPKRAVELIKQHKTIENIVQHIDAKKYPLPENWLHKEAQQLFLQPDVVDPEAVELKWNEPDEDGLVLFMCGEKQFNEERIRNGIKRLSKSRQGSTQGRLDDFFKVTGSITSVKRKEPEPKGSAKKKAKGNSAAAAKFKKGK, from the coding sequence ATGGGAATCCACGGCCTGGCCAAGCTGATCGCAGACGCGGCGCCCGGTGCCATCCGAGAGAATGACATCAAGAGTTATTTTGGCCGGAAGGTGGCCATCGACGCCTCCATGAGCATCTACCAGTTCCTGATTGCCGTGCGGCAGGGAGCTGACATGCTGCAGAATGAGGAAGGGGAGACCACCAGTCACCTGATGGGCATGTTCTACCGAACCATCCGTATGGTGGAGAATGGTATCAAACCGGTCTACGTCTTTGATGGCAAGCCCCCCCAGCTGAAGTCGGGCGAGCTGGCCAAGCGGACTGAGCGCCGGGCCGAGGCAGAGAAGCTGCTCCAGGAGGCCCAAGAGGCAGGGGAAGAGGACAACGTGGAGAAATTCAGCAAGAGGCTAGTCAAGGTGACAAAGCAGCACAATGACGAGTGCAAGAAGCTGCTGACCCTGATGGGCATTCCCTATGTGGAGGCGCCAGGTGAGGCTGAAGCCAGTTGTGCCACCTTAGTGAAAGCTGGCAAAGTCTATGCAGCTGCCACTGAAGACATGGACTGCCTGACCTTTGGCAGCCCCGTGCTGATGCGGCACCTTACGGCCAGTGAGGCCAAGAAGCTCCCTATCCAGGAATTCCACCTGAACCGTGTCCTGCAGGACCTGGACCTAACATGGGAGCAGTTTGTGGACCTGTGCATCCTTCTGGGCTGTGACTACTGTGAGAGCATACGTGGCGTTGGGCCCAAGCGTGCTGTGGAGCTCATCAAGCAGCATAAGACCATTGAAAACATTGTGCAGCACATAGATGCCAAGAAGTACCCCCTGCCTGAGAACTGGCTGCACAAGGAGGCAcagcagctcttcctgcagcctgaCGTGGTGGACCCTGAGGCTGTGGAGCTGAAGTGGAATGAGCCGGATGAGGATGGGCTTGTCCTTTTTATGTGTGGGGAGAAGCAGTTCAACGAAGAACGGATCCGCAATGGGATCAAGAGGCTGAGCAAGAGCCGCCAAGGCAGCACTCAGGGCCGTCTGGATGACTTCTTCAAGGTGACTGGCTCCATCACCTCAGTCAAGCGTAAGGAGCCAGAACCCAAGGGCTCAGCCAAGAAGAAAGCAAAGGGcaatagtgcagcagcagcaaagttCAAAAAGGGGAAATAA
- the TMEM258 gene encoding transmembrane protein 258: MELEAMSRYTSPVNPAVFPHLTVVLLAIGMFFTAWFFVYEVTSTKYTRDIYKELLISLVASLFMGFGVLFLLLWVGIYV, encoded by the exons ATG gAGCTCGAGGCCATGAGCAGATACACCAGCCCGGTGAACCCGGCTGTGTTCCCGCACCTCACCGTGGTGCTGCTGGCCATTGGCATGTTCTTCACTGCCTGGTTCTTCGT CTATGAAGTGACTTCCACTAAGTACACACGGGACATCTACAAGGAACTGCTTATCTCCCTGGTGGCTTCACTTTTCATGGGCTTTGGAGTTCTCTTCTTGCTGTTGTGGGTCGGTATCTATGTGTGA